In Microbacterium lushaniae, the following are encoded in one genomic region:
- a CDS encoding DUF4177 domain-containing protein → MTTWEYLTAPLLIHNTAAILNNWGKQGWELVQVVTGPEGGLVGYFKRPSGGGGENAGLGAAAQAAQQFGEGA, encoded by the coding sequence ATGACCACGTGGGAATACCTCACGGCACCCCTCCTCATCCACAATACCGCCGCCATCCTCAACAACTGGGGCAAGCAGGGCTGGGAGCTCGTTCAGGTGGTGACCGGGCCCGAAGGCGGGCTCGTCGGCTACTTCAAACGCCCCAGCGGCGGGGGTGGCGAGAACGCCGGCCTCGGCGCCGCGGCGCAGGCCGCGCAGCAGTTCGGAGAGGGCGCGTGA
- a CDS encoding alpha-hydroxy acid oxidase, whose product MVTRQLPKPVEIFELMKFKAPELNGKKRRLDGALTIADLRRIAQRRTPKAAFDYTDGAAEGELSLARARQAFEDIEFHPSVLRPAEHVDTSTTILGGPSALPFGIAPTGFTRLMQTEGETAGASAAAAAGIPFTLSTLGTTSIEGVRQANPHGRNWFQLYVMRQRDISYDLVRRAGEAGFDTLMFTVDTPIAGARLRDKRNGFSIPPQLTLGTIVNAIPRPWWWIDFLTTPKLEFASLTDTGGTVGDLLNAAMDPTISFDDLEVIRGMWPGKIVIKGVQNVEDSVRLIDAGVDGIILSNHGGRQLDRAPIPFHLLPHVVREVGKDATVMIDTGIMNGADIVASIALGAKFTLIGRAYLYGLMAGGRAGVDRTIQILRSEIERTMALLGVASLAELEPKHVTQLARLVPLGQSAPSPAEV is encoded by the coding sequence ATGGTCACCCGCCAGCTGCCCAAGCCCGTCGAGATCTTCGAGCTGATGAAGTTCAAGGCGCCCGAGCTCAACGGGAAGAAGCGCCGCCTCGACGGCGCGCTCACGATCGCCGACCTCCGCCGCATCGCGCAGCGGCGCACCCCCAAGGCGGCGTTCGACTACACCGACGGCGCCGCGGAGGGCGAACTGTCGCTGGCCCGCGCCCGGCAGGCGTTCGAAGACATCGAGTTCCACCCGAGCGTGCTGCGCCCGGCCGAACACGTCGACACCTCCACCACGATCCTGGGCGGGCCCAGTGCTCTGCCGTTCGGCATCGCGCCCACCGGGTTCACGCGCCTCATGCAGACCGAGGGGGAGACGGCGGGAGCCTCGGCGGCGGCGGCCGCGGGCATCCCGTTCACCCTCTCGACCCTGGGGACGACCTCGATCGAGGGCGTGCGGCAGGCCAACCCCCACGGGCGCAACTGGTTCCAGCTGTACGTCATGCGCCAGCGCGACATCTCCTACGACCTCGTCCGCCGCGCGGGCGAGGCGGGGTTCGACACCCTCATGTTCACCGTCGACACCCCCATCGCCGGCGCGCGCCTGCGCGACAAGCGCAACGGCTTCTCCATCCCGCCGCAGCTGACCCTCGGGACGATCGTCAACGCGATCCCGCGGCCGTGGTGGTGGATCGATTTCCTCACCACGCCCAAGCTCGAATTCGCCTCGCTCACCGACACCGGCGGCACCGTCGGCGACCTGCTCAACGCCGCGATGGACCCCACCATCAGCTTCGACGACCTCGAAGTGATCCGGGGGATGTGGCCCGGGAAGATCGTGATCAAGGGCGTGCAGAACGTCGAAGACAGTGTGCGCCTGATCGACGCCGGGGTGGACGGGATCATCCTGTCCAACCACGGGGGCCGGCAGCTGGACCGCGCGCCCATCCCGTTCCACCTCCTGCCCCACGTCGTGCGCGAAGTGGGCAAGGACGCCACGGTCATGATCGACACCGGCATCATGAACGGCGCCGACATCGTCGCATCCATCGCCCTGGGCGCGAAGTTCACCCTCATCGGCCGTGCGTACCTGTACGGGCTCATGGCCGGCGGACGCGCGGGCGTGGACCGCACCATCCAGATCCTGCGCAGTGAGATCGAGCGCACGATGGCGCTGCTGGGCGTCGCCTCACTCGCCGAGCTGGAGCCGAAGCACGTCACGCAGCTCGCGCGCCTCGTCCCGCTCGGCCAGTCCGCGCCCTCCCCGGCCGAGGTCTGA
- a CDS encoding metallophosphoesterase — protein sequence MAPGSIAKTTLTALGAVGVVGASAAVWGIGIERYLFTVRHAALRVLPAGASPLRVLHLSDAHMAPWQRRKQQWIAGLADLRPDFIVNTGDNLGHADGLAGIQAAFAPFAGIPGVFVHGSNDMQAPSPRNPLLYFSGPSKRKPAVQNLDVDALDRYLEDDLGWRDLDNTAAALTVGELRIRAFGVDDAHRDWDDLGATAAALAGLEQGDLSLGVTHAPYRRVLDQFTDLGADVLLAGHTHGGQVRIPGSRNALVANCDIPLDQARGLSDWTHDGRTVPLNVSAGIGHSIYAPVRFACRPEVTLLTLLPR from the coding sequence GTGGCGCCCGGCTCCATCGCCAAGACCACCCTCACGGCCCTCGGTGCCGTGGGGGTGGTCGGCGCATCCGCCGCCGTCTGGGGGATCGGGATCGAGCGGTACCTGTTCACGGTCCGGCACGCCGCCCTGCGAGTCCTGCCCGCCGGCGCGTCGCCCCTGCGCGTGCTGCATCTCTCCGACGCCCACATGGCTCCGTGGCAGAGACGCAAGCAGCAGTGGATCGCCGGCCTGGCCGACCTGCGGCCGGACTTCATCGTCAACACGGGCGACAACCTCGGCCATGCCGACGGCCTCGCCGGCATCCAAGCGGCCTTCGCGCCCTTCGCCGGGATTCCCGGCGTCTTCGTGCACGGCTCCAACGACATGCAGGCCCCCTCGCCGCGCAATCCGCTGCTGTACTTCTCCGGCCCGTCCAAAAGGAAGCCCGCGGTGCAGAACCTCGACGTGGACGCCCTCGACCGCTACCTCGAGGACGACCTCGGCTGGCGCGACCTGGACAACACCGCGGCGGCGCTCACGGTGGGCGAGCTGCGCATCCGCGCGTTCGGGGTGGATGACGCCCACCGCGACTGGGACGACCTCGGCGCCACCGCCGCCGCACTGGCGGGTCTGGAGCAGGGCGATCTGTCGCTCGGCGTCACCCACGCGCCGTACCGCCGCGTTCTGGACCAGTTCACCGACCTCGGCGCCGACGTGCTGCTGGCCGGCCACACGCACGGCGGGCAGGTGCGCATCCCGGGGAGCCGGAACGCTCTCGTGGCGAACTGCGACATCCCGCTCGACCAGGCCCGTGGCCTGAGCGACTGGACGCACGACGGCCGCACCGTGCCGCTGAACGTCAGCGCGGGGATCGGCCACTCGATCTACGCGCCGGTGCGCTTCGCGTGCCGCCCTGAGGTCACGCTCCTCACGCTCCTCCCGCGTTGA
- a CDS encoding RidA family protein: MSVAERLAALGLELPPVATPAGAYVPAKVHGDLVFTAGQLPLVSGALPATGKVGDGHGLVPASDAYEYARLCALNAIAAAADAAGGLERLTGVLKVTGFVSSVPEFTGQPGVINGASELLGEVFGDAGRHARSAVGVPVLPLDSPVEVEVVFTLS; encoded by the coding sequence GTGAGCGTCGCGGAGCGGCTCGCGGCACTCGGCCTGGAGCTGCCCCCGGTCGCGACCCCGGCGGGGGCCTACGTGCCGGCGAAGGTGCACGGCGACCTCGTCTTCACCGCGGGGCAGCTGCCGCTCGTGTCGGGCGCCCTGCCGGCCACCGGCAAGGTCGGCGACGGCCACGGCCTGGTGCCGGCATCGGACGCCTACGAGTACGCGCGACTGTGCGCGCTGAACGCGATCGCCGCGGCAGCGGATGCGGCGGGAGGCCTGGAGCGCCTCACCGGCGTGCTGAAGGTCACCGGCTTCGTTTCCTCCGTCCCCGAGTTCACCGGGCAGCCGGGCGTCATCAACGGCGCGAGCGAACTCCTCGGAGAGGTCTTCGGCGACGCCGGACGCCACGCCCGCTCGGCGGTCGGCGTGCCCGTGCTGCCGCTGGACAGCCCCGTCGAGGTCGAGGTCGTCTTCACCCTCTCCTGA
- a CDS encoding HAD-IIB family hydrolase, giving the protein MPASTPRLVAFDLDDTLAPSKSPIDPRIGELLIALAERVEVAIISGGQLAQFRSQVVDRLPAASAETLSRVHLMPTCGTQYYRLTGGAIETVYAHSLTDDEKSRALAAVEEEARRLGLWESETWGDILEDRGSQITFSALGQRAPLEAKTAWDPTGSRKNALREAVAARIPDLEVRSGGSTSVDITHRGIDKAYGMKQLAEVTGIPLDDMLFVGDRLDPDGNDYPVLALGVPCHAVHGWPDTAAYLDALIPTLPAR; this is encoded by the coding sequence GTGCCCGCATCCACGCCCCGCCTCGTCGCCTTCGATCTCGACGACACGCTGGCCCCCTCGAAGAGCCCGATCGATCCACGAATCGGCGAGCTGCTCATCGCGCTGGCCGAACGCGTCGAGGTCGCGATCATCTCCGGCGGTCAGCTCGCTCAGTTCCGCAGCCAGGTCGTCGACCGCCTGCCGGCGGCCTCTGCCGAGACGCTCAGCCGCGTGCACCTGATGCCCACGTGCGGCACGCAGTACTACCGGCTCACCGGCGGAGCCATCGAGACCGTCTACGCCCACTCGCTCACCGACGACGAGAAGTCGCGCGCGCTGGCAGCGGTGGAGGAGGAGGCCCGGCGCCTCGGGCTGTGGGAATCGGAGACGTGGGGCGACATCCTCGAGGACCGCGGCTCGCAGATCACCTTCTCCGCGCTCGGGCAGAGGGCTCCGCTGGAGGCCAAGACGGCGTGGGACCCGACGGGATCCAGGAAGAACGCCCTGCGCGAAGCGGTGGCCGCCCGCATCCCCGACCTCGAGGTGCGCTCGGGGGGCTCGACGTCGGTGGACATCACCCACCGCGGCATCGACAAGGCCTACGGCATGAAGCAGCTCGCCGAGGTCACCGGCATCCCCCTCGACGACATGCTGTTCGTCGGCGACCGGCTCGATCCCGACGGCAACGACTACCCGGTCCTGGCGCTGGGCGTCCCCTGCCACGCGGTGCACGGGTGGCCCGACACCGCCGCGTACCTCGACGCTCTCATCCCCACGCTCCCCGCGCGCTGA
- a CDS encoding transglycosylase domain-containing protein: MPEHKRTATGVLGGLVGLVGLSAVAGLLVAATVTPAIAVTGAAASSAISIFDNMPSILKIDKLMQPTTIWTGDQVLAQFYDQNRQPVEFDEVAPVMYDAILSSEDPRYYQHGGVDLIGTTRALLSNAQGGQTQGGSSISQQYVKNVLIQKCERDATAERDDAGNEIRSRDEVLQSCWTEATTASGVEGYERKLQEMRYAIQLEKEYSKNDILLGYLNIANFGGTNYGIEAAARYYFNVPAAELSLGQAATLAGIVQNPNTYRIDRGDRGTIFDADGVAYNKAPDGSIDDVNPGTIQALNTLRDEGTITPEQYLAAADGYSATKGRQLYVLSRLLDDGKITRDQYVAAAVEPITPQITPASQGCAASAAPYYCQYVVSVIRNDPAFGETGEERLRSLRQDGLNIHTTLAVDVQNAAQQAMNDYAPASVEGMRFGSASVSIEAKTGRVLAMAQNTRFTEDADVAASDPAYTSIVYAGDRRFGASDGFNAGSTFKLFTLVDWLEQGRSVNEVVNGRDRPVPNMTNSCFGNYVNTDKARIRNFNNQGGYNGTPMQFTRQSLNTGFLGMAAELDLCDIAKVAKKMGVTLANGNDIEMRYGNNVIGSDAVSPLAMAGAYATVANGGVYCEPKVIDRVTDSDGTERPELVPVRSCTPVLSPEVAATAASALAGVMNGGTGAQGNPYDGTPLIGKTGTHESLQSWMIESSTNVTTAVWAGTVEGQGDIARNWYNGRRLMDIRYPIARVVQGVANQFYGGDPFPAPDNNLTRRVTREVPNVVGQTVDQATATLTDAGWEVVVGEPVDSDQPTDIVAAQNPAGSAPGGTPITINPSNGQAGAVPDVTGQAPVKALATLRQTFPEATLGTCTEDPEGGPQGRVTGTDPAAGSVVPRSAAITIDYTSEDCD; this comes from the coding sequence ATGCCTGAACACAAACGGACGGCCACGGGTGTGCTCGGCGGTCTCGTCGGCCTCGTCGGTCTCAGCGCCGTCGCGGGTCTTCTCGTGGCCGCCACCGTCACTCCGGCCATCGCCGTCACCGGGGCAGCCGCATCCAGCGCCATCTCGATCTTCGACAACATGCCCAGCATCCTGAAGATCGACAAGCTCATGCAGCCGACGACCATCTGGACGGGCGACCAGGTGCTCGCGCAGTTCTACGATCAGAACCGCCAGCCGGTCGAGTTCGACGAGGTCGCACCGGTCATGTACGACGCGATCCTGTCGTCCGAAGACCCGCGCTACTACCAGCACGGCGGCGTCGACCTCATCGGCACCACCCGTGCGCTCCTCAGCAACGCGCAGGGCGGGCAGACGCAGGGCGGATCCTCGATCAGTCAGCAGTACGTCAAGAACGTCCTCATCCAGAAGTGCGAGCGCGACGCGACCGCCGAGCGCGATGACGCCGGCAACGAGATCCGCTCGCGTGACGAGGTGCTGCAGAGCTGCTGGACGGAAGCGACGACGGCCTCCGGCGTCGAGGGCTACGAGCGCAAGCTGCAGGAGATGCGCTACGCCATCCAGCTCGAGAAGGAGTATTCCAAGAACGACATCCTTCTCGGGTACCTGAACATCGCGAACTTCGGCGGCACGAACTACGGCATCGAAGCCGCCGCCCGGTACTACTTCAACGTCCCGGCCGCCGAACTCAGCCTCGGCCAGGCCGCCACGCTCGCGGGCATCGTGCAGAACCCGAACACGTACCGCATCGACCGTGGAGACCGGGGCACGATCTTCGACGCCGACGGTGTCGCGTACAACAAGGCGCCCGACGGCTCGATCGACGACGTCAACCCCGGCACGATCCAGGCTCTCAACACGCTCCGCGACGAGGGCACGATCACCCCCGAGCAGTACCTCGCCGCCGCCGACGGCTACAGCGCGACGAAAGGGCGCCAGCTGTACGTGCTGAGCCGCCTGCTGGACGACGGCAAGATCACGCGCGACCAGTACGTCGCCGCAGCGGTCGAACCGATCACGCCCCAGATCACGCCCGCGTCGCAGGGATGCGCCGCATCCGCCGCCCCCTACTACTGCCAGTACGTCGTCTCCGTGATCCGAAACGATCCCGCGTTCGGCGAGACGGGCGAGGAGCGGTTGCGCTCGCTGCGTCAGGATGGCCTCAACATCCACACCACGCTGGCCGTGGACGTCCAGAACGCCGCCCAGCAGGCCATGAACGACTACGCGCCCGCGTCGGTGGAGGGGATGCGGTTCGGTTCCGCTTCCGTGAGCATCGAAGCGAAGACGGGTCGTGTCCTGGCGATGGCGCAGAACACCCGATTCACCGAAGACGCGGACGTCGCCGCATCCGACCCCGCCTACACCTCAATCGTCTACGCGGGCGATCGGAGGTTCGGTGCTTCCGACGGGTTCAACGCCGGGTCGACGTTCAAGCTGTTCACCCTCGTCGACTGGCTCGAGCAGGGCCGATCGGTCAACGAGGTGGTCAACGGCCGCGATCGTCCCGTCCCGAACATGACCAACTCGTGCTTCGGGAACTACGTCAACACGGACAAAGCACGCATCCGCAACTTCAACAACCAGGGCGGGTACAACGGCACTCCGATGCAGTTCACGCGGCAGTCGCTGAACACCGGATTCCTCGGCATGGCCGCCGAACTCGACCTGTGCGACATCGCGAAGGTCGCCAAGAAGATGGGCGTCACCCTCGCCAACGGCAACGACATCGAGATGCGCTATGGAAACAACGTCATCGGCAGCGACGCGGTGTCGCCGCTGGCGATGGCCGGCGCGTACGCGACGGTCGCGAACGGCGGCGTGTACTGCGAGCCGAAGGTCATCGACCGTGTGACCGACAGCGACGGCACGGAACGCCCCGAGCTGGTCCCTGTCCGCTCGTGCACGCCCGTGCTGTCGCCGGAGGTCGCCGCGACGGCGGCTTCGGCCCTCGCCGGCGTCATGAACGGCGGCACCGGCGCCCAAGGCAACCCATACGACGGCACCCCCCTCATCGGGAAGACCGGTACGCACGAGTCGCTGCAGTCGTGGATGATCGAGTCCTCCACGAACGTCACGACCGCCGTTTGGGCCGGAACGGTCGAGGGTCAGGGCGACATCGCGCGCAACTGGTACAACGGACGCCGGCTCATGGACATCCGCTACCCGATCGCGCGTGTGGTCCAGGGCGTGGCGAACCAGTTCTACGGCGGTGACCCTTTCCCCGCACCCGATAACAACCTCACGCGGCGCGTCACCCGCGAGGTGCCCAACGTCGTCGGCCAGACGGTCGACCAGGCGACAGCAACGCTGACGGATGCGGGCTGGGAGGTCGTCGTCGGCGAGCCGGTGGACAGCGACCAGCCGACCGACATCGTCGCCGCGCAGAATCCGGCCGGGTCTGCGCCGGGAGGCACCCCGATCACGATCAACCCGAGCAATGGCCAGGCCGGCGCGGTGCCCGATGTGACCGGTCAGGCTCCGGTCAAGGCGCTCGCCACACTTCGTCAGACGTTCCCCGAAGCGACGCTCGGCACGTGCACCGAAGATCCGGAGGGCGGCCCCCAGGGCCGCGTGACCGGGACCGATCCCGCCGCCGGGAGCGTCGTGCCGCGCAGCGCCGCGATCACGATCGACTACACCAGCGAAGACTGCGACTAG
- the acs gene encoding acetate--CoA ligase produces MSSQIDHLLSESRRFAPPAQFAAEAVGTTELYERAAADREGFWADQARELLHWHTPFTQVLDWSNPPFAEWFADGELNVAYNCLDRHVEAGNGERVALLWEGEPGEERRITYAELTEEVKRVANVLEGLGVGHGDRVAIYLPMIPEAVAAMLAVARIGAIHSVVFGGFSADSLRARIDDAGAKLVITADGGYRKGKVSPLKPAVDMALADRGSGEQETVEHVLVVRRGGNDVEWNPERDLWWHEAVPAASADHQARPFPAENPLFILYTSGTTGKPKGILHTSGGYLAQAAFTNRVVHDVHPESDVYWCTADIGWITGHTYVTYGPLANGATQVLYEGTPDTPHPGRWWEVIQKYGVTIFYTAPTAIRSFMKIGREVPQRFDLSSLRLLGSVGEPINPEAWVWYRNIIGGESAPVVDTWWQTETGAIMISALPGITETKPGSAQVPIPGITIDVVDDSGEHVGNGNGGLLVITGPWPSMLRGIWGDPERYKETYWDKFADKGYYFAGDGARLDEDGDVWLLGRVDDVMNISGHRLSTAEIESALVANEAVAEAAVVGASDETTGQAVVAFVIIKQSFLKAHAPEGLAGTLRTWVGEQIGPIARPRDIYIVGELPKTRSGKIMRRLLRDVAEGREVGDTTTLADTAVMSVISAQLK; encoded by the coding sequence ATGAGCAGCCAGATCGACCACCTCCTCTCCGAAAGCCGACGCTTCGCGCCTCCGGCGCAGTTCGCGGCAGAGGCCGTGGGAACGACCGAGCTGTACGAACGCGCAGCCGCCGACCGGGAGGGCTTCTGGGCCGATCAGGCACGCGAGCTCCTGCACTGGCACACGCCGTTCACGCAGGTGCTCGACTGGAGCAACCCGCCCTTCGCCGAGTGGTTCGCCGACGGTGAGCTCAACGTGGCGTACAACTGCCTCGACCGCCACGTGGAGGCCGGCAACGGCGAGCGGGTCGCGCTGCTGTGGGAGGGAGAGCCCGGCGAGGAGCGGCGGATCACCTACGCCGAGCTCACCGAGGAGGTCAAGCGCGTCGCGAACGTGCTGGAAGGACTCGGGGTCGGCCACGGCGACCGCGTCGCCATTTACCTGCCGATGATCCCGGAGGCCGTCGCGGCGATGCTCGCCGTCGCGCGCATCGGCGCGATCCACTCGGTCGTGTTCGGCGGCTTCTCCGCCGACAGCCTGCGCGCACGCATCGACGACGCCGGCGCGAAGCTCGTGATCACCGCCGACGGCGGCTACCGCAAGGGGAAGGTGTCTCCGCTCAAGCCCGCCGTCGACATGGCGCTGGCCGACCGCGGCTCCGGCGAGCAGGAGACCGTCGAGCACGTGCTGGTCGTCCGCCGCGGCGGCAACGACGTGGAGTGGAACCCCGAGCGCGATCTGTGGTGGCACGAGGCCGTGCCCGCCGCATCCGCCGACCACCAGGCACGGCCCTTCCCCGCCGAGAACCCGCTGTTCATCCTCTACACCTCCGGAACGACGGGAAAGCCGAAGGGCATCCTGCACACCTCGGGCGGATATCTCGCACAGGCCGCGTTCACGAATCGCGTCGTGCACGACGTGCACCCCGAATCCGACGTGTACTGGTGCACCGCCGACATCGGCTGGATCACGGGGCACACGTACGTGACATACGGACCGCTGGCCAACGGCGCGACGCAGGTGCTGTACGAGGGCACCCCCGACACCCCGCATCCCGGTCGCTGGTGGGAGGTCATCCAGAAGTACGGCGTCACGATCTTCTACACCGCCCCCACCGCCATCCGCTCCTTCATGAAGATCGGGCGCGAGGTGCCGCAGCGCTTCGACCTGTCGTCGCTGCGCCTGCTCGGATCGGTGGGCGAGCCGATCAACCCCGAGGCGTGGGTCTGGTACCGCAACATCATCGGCGGCGAGTCCGCCCCCGTCGTGGACACGTGGTGGCAGACCGAGACCGGCGCCATCATGATCTCCGCCCTCCCCGGGATCACCGAGACCAAGCCCGGATCCGCCCAGGTGCCCATCCCCGGCATCACGATCGATGTCGTCGACGACTCCGGCGAGCACGTCGGCAACGGCAACGGCGGGCTGCTGGTCATCACCGGGCCGTGGCCGAGCATGCTGCGCGGCATCTGGGGCGACCCGGAACGGTACAAGGAGACGTACTGGGACAAGTTCGCCGACAAGGGCTACTACTTCGCCGGCGACGGGGCGCGCCTGGACGAGGACGGCGACGTGTGGCTGCTCGGCCGCGTCGACGACGTCATGAACATCTCGGGACACCGCCTGTCCACCGCCGAGATCGAATCGGCCCTGGTGGCCAACGAGGCGGTCGCCGAGGCGGCCGTGGTCGGGGCATCCGACGAGACCACCGGCCAGGCGGTGGTGGCCTTCGTGATCATCAAGCAGAGCTTCCTCAAGGCGCACGCACCGGAGGGCCTCGCCGGGACGCTGCGCACGTGGGTGGGCGAGCAGATCGGGCCGATCGCGCGCCCCCGAGACATCTACATCGTGGGCGAGCTGCCCAAGACGCGCTCGGGCAAGATCATGCGCCGGCTGCTGCGCGATGTCGCCGAGGGCCGCGAGGTCGGCGACACCACGACGCTGGCCGACACGGCAGTGATGAGCGTCATCAGCGCGCAGCTGAAGTAG